In Cicer arietinum cultivar CDC Frontier isolate Library 1 chromosome 1, Cicar.CDCFrontier_v2.0, whole genome shotgun sequence, one DNA window encodes the following:
- the LOC101511805 gene encoding pentatricopeptide repeat-containing protein At4g04790, mitochondrial-like isoform X1, whose translation MRYYYVIRNLCTTRFRSHSATTFTAHSSSFSSSSSSTLSKFDGDSILASLKLNRNSDSDELSDDVFKQVSSIFYGDQSVKTPIYEEIDGANEFERILSMLQVPNAPQSNISVRRKELSREKKRKCIFKITQENRFRRLIESCAKILGTEETVELFDKMGQKPGVKGYNAMVELCIGKARGAENEDIATEEIGKVFQLLELMRKQGLEVEERTYRPLLLYLIDMGLVEEFEFFCHVIKDENPSSIARLGYYEMTLWLRVNNEEKIQGLCNYIAENDGEDTFDLRESYLLALCESERRENILEALENIDIQKISSVDSVAKIFQALGRLLVEPVAEKLLLDFKTNHEADNITNFIANYAVSIPDLSVEDGIKKFKDLHQKLEVLPSSSSYEKLILHNCALLKQYTCSDGELDQLLLLLEELNDTVYWNDACCRIILCCIWNKHLSSAIDLCKLLKDKLQDDELVMKVLFDKVFSLIEESESNHLHTCMVLLSEIKDKHGLLPSQKCYDSLLVACENANNNSHAE comes from the exons atgcgCTACTACTACGTTATTAGAAATCTATGCACCACTCGTTTCCGTTCACATTCAGCCACCACTTTCACCgctcattcttcttctttttcatcatcttcttcttcgacCCTTTCTAAATTCGATGGTGATTCTATCCTTGCAAGCCTCAAACTTAATCGAAACTCTGATTCTG atgAATTGTCTGATGATGTTTTTAAGCAGGTTTCTTCTATTTTCTACG GTGATCAGTCAGTCAAGACACCCATTTATGAGGAAATTGATGGTGCAAATGAGTTTGAAAGAATCCTGAGTATGTTGCAGGTGCCAAATGCACCTCAAAGCAATATATCAGTGCGGCGAAAAGAGCTTTCTcgtgaaaagaaaagaaaatgcatCTTCAAAATTACTCAAGAAAACCGTTTTCGCCGCTTAATTGAAAGTTGTGCAAAGATACTAGGAACTGAGGAAACTGTTGAGTTGTTTGATAAAATGGGACAAAAACCAGGTGTGAAAGGATATAATGCAATGGTAGAATTATGCATAGGTAAAGCTAGGGGAGCTGAGAATGAAGACATTGCAACAGAAGAAATAGGGAAGGTTTTTCAGCTTCTTGAGTTAATGAGAAAACAGGGTTTAGAGGTAGAAGAGCGAACATATCGCCCTCTTCTTTTGTATTTAATTGACATGGGTTTGGTTGAAGAGTTTGAGTTTTTCTGTCATGTTATCAAAGATGAGAATCCTAGTTCAATAGCAAGACTTGGTTACTATGAAATGACGCTGTGGTTAAGAGTTAATAACGAAGAAAAGATTCAGGGTCTATGTAATTATATTGCAGAGAATGATGGTGAGGACACTTTTGATTTACGAG AAAGTTATTTATTGGCTCTTTGTGAAAGTGAGCGGAGGGAAAATATTTTGGAGGCGCTGGAAAACATAGATATACAAAAGATTTCATCTGTTGATTCTGTAGCAAAGATATTTCAGGCATTGGGAAGACTACTAGTGGAACCTGTTGCGGAGAAGCTCCTTTTGGACTTCAAAACAA ATCATGAAGCAGATAATATTACAAACTTCATTGCTAATTATGCAGTCAGCATTCCAGATTTATCG GTTGAGGATGGCATTAAAAAATTCAAGGATTTGCACCAAAAGCTAGAAGTTTTACcttcttcttcatcatatgAGAAGCTCATTTTACATAACTGTGCATTGCTCAAG CAGTACACGTGCTCCGATGGAGAGTTGGATCAATTGCTTCTACTACTTGAGGAACTAAATGATACAGTCTATTGGAATGATGCTTGCTGCAGAATCATCTTGTGTTGTATTTGGAATAAGcatttaag ttctgctatTGACTTGTGTAAGCTCCTCAAGGATAAGTTACAAGATGATGAACTGGTTATGAAAGTTCTATTTGATAAG GTATTTTCTCTAATTGAGGAGTCAGAGTCCAATCATTTGCATACTTGCATGGTGTTGCTTTCAGAAATCAAGGATAAGCACGGCCTTTTGC
- the LOC101511805 gene encoding pentatricopeptide repeat-containing protein At4g04790, mitochondrial-like isoform X2: MRYYYVIRNLCTTRFRSHSATTFTAHSSSFSSSSSSTLSKFDGDSILASLKLNRNSDSDELSDDVFKQVSSIFYGDQSVKTPIYEEIDGANEFERILSMLQVPNAPQSNISVRRKELSREKKRKCIFKITQENRFRRLIESCAKILGTEETVELFDKMGQKPGVKGYNAMVELCIGKARGAENEDIATEEIGKVFQLLELMRKQGLEVEERTYRPLLLYLIDMGLVEEFEFFCHVIKDENPSSIARLGYYEMTLWLRVNNEEKIQGLCNYIAENDGEDTFDLRESYLLALCESERRENILEALENIDIQKISSVDSVAKIFQALGRLLVEPVAEKLLLDFKTNHEADNITNFIANYAVSIPDLSVEDGIKKFKDLHQKLEVLPSSSSYEKLILHNCALLKYTCSDGELDQLLLLLEELNDTVYWNDACCRIILCCIWNKHLSSAIDLCKLLKDKLQDDELVMKVLFDKVFSLIEESESNHLHTCMVLLSEIKDKHGLLPSQKCYDSLLVACENANNNSHAE, encoded by the exons atgcgCTACTACTACGTTATTAGAAATCTATGCACCACTCGTTTCCGTTCACATTCAGCCACCACTTTCACCgctcattcttcttctttttcatcatcttcttcttcgacCCTTTCTAAATTCGATGGTGATTCTATCCTTGCAAGCCTCAAACTTAATCGAAACTCTGATTCTG atgAATTGTCTGATGATGTTTTTAAGCAGGTTTCTTCTATTTTCTACG GTGATCAGTCAGTCAAGACACCCATTTATGAGGAAATTGATGGTGCAAATGAGTTTGAAAGAATCCTGAGTATGTTGCAGGTGCCAAATGCACCTCAAAGCAATATATCAGTGCGGCGAAAAGAGCTTTCTcgtgaaaagaaaagaaaatgcatCTTCAAAATTACTCAAGAAAACCGTTTTCGCCGCTTAATTGAAAGTTGTGCAAAGATACTAGGAACTGAGGAAACTGTTGAGTTGTTTGATAAAATGGGACAAAAACCAGGTGTGAAAGGATATAATGCAATGGTAGAATTATGCATAGGTAAAGCTAGGGGAGCTGAGAATGAAGACATTGCAACAGAAGAAATAGGGAAGGTTTTTCAGCTTCTTGAGTTAATGAGAAAACAGGGTTTAGAGGTAGAAGAGCGAACATATCGCCCTCTTCTTTTGTATTTAATTGACATGGGTTTGGTTGAAGAGTTTGAGTTTTTCTGTCATGTTATCAAAGATGAGAATCCTAGTTCAATAGCAAGACTTGGTTACTATGAAATGACGCTGTGGTTAAGAGTTAATAACGAAGAAAAGATTCAGGGTCTATGTAATTATATTGCAGAGAATGATGGTGAGGACACTTTTGATTTACGAG AAAGTTATTTATTGGCTCTTTGTGAAAGTGAGCGGAGGGAAAATATTTTGGAGGCGCTGGAAAACATAGATATACAAAAGATTTCATCTGTTGATTCTGTAGCAAAGATATTTCAGGCATTGGGAAGACTACTAGTGGAACCTGTTGCGGAGAAGCTCCTTTTGGACTTCAAAACAA ATCATGAAGCAGATAATATTACAAACTTCATTGCTAATTATGCAGTCAGCATTCCAGATTTATCG GTTGAGGATGGCATTAAAAAATTCAAGGATTTGCACCAAAAGCTAGAAGTTTTACcttcttcttcatcatatgAGAAGCTCATTTTACATAACTGTGCATTGCTCAAG TACACGTGCTCCGATGGAGAGTTGGATCAATTGCTTCTACTACTTGAGGAACTAAATGATACAGTCTATTGGAATGATGCTTGCTGCAGAATCATCTTGTGTTGTATTTGGAATAAGcatttaag ttctgctatTGACTTGTGTAAGCTCCTCAAGGATAAGTTACAAGATGATGAACTGGTTATGAAAGTTCTATTTGATAAG GTATTTTCTCTAATTGAGGAGTCAGAGTCCAATCATTTGCATACTTGCATGGTGTTGCTTTCAGAAATCAAGGATAAGCACGGCCTTTTGC